A genome region from Bradyrhizobium commune includes the following:
- a CDS encoding VOC family protein, with protein sequence MPFGAVRSIYTVVNDMDRMQAFYAEALELPRAFRDHDNWCQFKAGPVVFALSSAAEAAKDARGSVIVFDATDVGPVAARIERFGGRHLASRDMGAHGSVATFADPEGNLFQLHVRPGRSV encoded by the coding sequence ATGCCTTTCGGGGCCGTCCGCAGCATCTACACGGTCGTCAATGACATGGACCGCATGCAGGCCTTCTACGCAGAGGCGCTGGAGTTGCCGCGGGCATTTCGCGATCACGACAACTGGTGCCAGTTCAAGGCCGGGCCGGTCGTGTTCGCCCTGAGCTCGGCTGCCGAGGCGGCCAAGGACGCGCGCGGCAGCGTGATCGTGTTCGACGCAACCGATGTGGGGCCGGTCGCGGCGCGGATCGAACGGTTTGGCGGACGGCATCTCGCAAGCCGCGACATGGGCGCGCACGGCAGCGTCGCCACCTTCGCCGATCCCGAGGGCAATCTGTTTCAGCTTCACGTCCGGCCGGGCCGCTCGGTCTGA
- a CDS encoding IclR family transcriptional regulator — MALKDIAPLADLTTSAANNYLVSLVRIGLAAADEKPGHYRLGPAALSLGVSAIQQIDGFEIVRREVTNLRDMTRRSAAVTTWTDDGPLSLFKQDGDQRGAFEFRTGLIPMLGSAAGKIYAARLPAGVTTHLIEQEWGAMFGGKPDIGKFREDAVRELKRRGYTTITRSDLDGYVSIAAPIVDWNGDVRFTLSLAGTRASMKVEPSSDHVKALLASASRATQSLGGKTDLRD; from the coding sequence ATGGCTCTCAAGGACATCGCGCCTCTGGCCGATCTCACGACGAGCGCCGCGAATAACTATCTCGTGAGCCTCGTCAGGATCGGGCTTGCCGCCGCGGACGAGAAGCCTGGCCACTATCGCCTCGGACCTGCGGCGCTCTCGCTCGGCGTCAGCGCGATCCAGCAGATCGACGGTTTCGAGATCGTCCGCCGCGAGGTCACCAATCTGCGCGACATGACCAGGCGCAGCGCGGCCGTCACCACCTGGACCGATGACGGCCCACTCAGCCTGTTCAAGCAGGACGGCGATCAGCGCGGCGCGTTCGAATTTCGCACCGGGCTGATCCCGATGCTCGGTTCTGCGGCGGGGAAGATCTATGCGGCCCGGCTGCCGGCGGGCGTGACGACACATCTGATCGAGCAGGAGTGGGGCGCGATGTTCGGTGGCAAGCCCGATATCGGCAAATTCCGAGAAGATGCCGTGCGGGAGCTCAAGCGAAGGGGCTACACCACCATCACCCGGTCCGACCTCGATGGCTATGTTTCGATCGCCGCGCCGATCGTGGACTGGAACGGCGATGTTCGCTTCACGCTCAGCCTCGCCGGCACGCGCGCCTCCATGAAAGTCGAGCCCTCGAGCGATCACGTGAAGGCGCTGCTCGCCAGCGCCTCCCGCGCGACACAATCCCTCGGAGGCAAGACCGACCTACGCGACTGA
- a CDS encoding LLM class flavin-dependent oxidoreductase, with product MKFGVFDQNDRSGLPLAEQYENRLALAELYDRLGFHCFHMSEHHGTPLSMTPSPSVWMAALSQRTKKLRLCPLVYLLPTYNPARLYEEICMLDHLSGGRFEFGIGRGASPHELDALGIDSTKAAKMYAEAFDAIQRCITQDSVTTTGEFWNLNDYAVEMKPLQRPRPPMWYAVGSPDSVVWPAHNGLNVVCGGQVSRVRAISDRYRKEMAAAGLRGNGSPLIGVNRYIIVGETDREAQELGRKAWPSFYDNFIKLWRKHGTQPVNAKLPPSFDQLVESGHAIAGSARTVTQVLSDQVALGGLNYVIGSFMFGTMPHAEAAASILRFAEHVMPAVEAAEAVAA from the coding sequence ATGAAATTCGGCGTCTTCGATCAGAATGACCGTTCGGGCCTACCGCTGGCGGAGCAGTACGAGAACCGTCTTGCGCTCGCCGAGCTCTACGACCGTCTCGGCTTCCATTGCTTCCATATGAGCGAGCATCACGGCACGCCGCTGAGCATGACGCCGTCGCCCAGCGTGTGGATGGCTGCCCTGTCGCAGCGGACCAAGAAGTTGAGGCTATGCCCGCTCGTCTATCTGTTGCCGACCTACAATCCCGCGCGCCTTTACGAAGAGATCTGCATGCTCGATCATCTGAGTGGCGGGCGGTTCGAGTTCGGGATTGGGCGCGGTGCTTCGCCGCATGAACTCGACGCGCTCGGCATCGACTCCACGAAGGCCGCGAAGATGTATGCGGAGGCCTTCGATGCGATCCAGCGCTGCATCACGCAGGATTCCGTCACGACGACGGGCGAGTTCTGGAACCTCAACGACTATGCGGTGGAGATGAAGCCGCTTCAGCGGCCGCGTCCGCCGATGTGGTACGCGGTCGGCTCGCCGGACTCCGTGGTCTGGCCGGCACACAACGGTTTGAACGTGGTCTGCGGCGGGCAGGTATCGCGCGTGCGCGCGATTTCGGATCGCTACCGCAAGGAGATGGCTGCGGCCGGTCTCCGGGGCAACGGCTCGCCGCTGATTGGCGTCAATCGCTACATCATCGTCGGCGAGACCGATCGCGAAGCGCAGGAACTGGGACGAAAGGCCTGGCCGTCGTTCTACGACAACTTCATCAAGCTCTGGCGCAAGCACGGGACGCAACCGGTCAACGCGAAGCTGCCGCCGTCATTCGACCAACTCGTCGAATCCGGACATGCGATTGCCGGCTCGGCCCGAACGGTGACGCAAGTTCTGTCGGACCAGGTCGCGCTTGGCGGACTGAACTACGTGATCGGAAGCTTCATGTTCGGGACCATGCCGCACGCGGAAGCCGCTGCCTCGATCCTCCGCTTTGCCGAGCATGTCATGCCGGCCGTGGAAGCGGCGGAAGCGGTTGCCGCATGA
- a CDS encoding flavin reductase, which translates to MPDAPLFDSRDLRRVLGTFVTGVTVVTTSDDEGQFHGVTANSFSSVSLDPPLVLWSQAVKSHSHSAFFKAERFAVNILAEDQIELSKRFAKSSHEKFAGIDVDIGAGGVPLLRDCSARLECRVVSRVPGGDHTIYVGEVLAIDQAERKPLVFGNGRYLLADPHDMADGASSPDRRNAQLTAMRLGTRAIERLVRRFDETMALAVWGAHGPTITHWEPASAPVSEALPLGLILPVASTATGLAFAAHLSPEAIAQTTLPDQDAGAREGDWNERLAEVRRQGLARQGLETFYRSETLINALSAPVLDADGRAVLALTAVGEASRFRADLDGEFARALRETAKDLSQRLGYEAGNSREPARRLALAVGA; encoded by the coding sequence ATGCCGGATGCTCCTCTGTTCGACAGCCGCGATCTGCGGCGCGTGCTCGGAACCTTCGTGACGGGGGTGACGGTCGTCACCACCAGCGACGACGAAGGTCAATTTCACGGCGTGACCGCTAATTCGTTCAGCTCGGTATCGCTCGACCCTCCGCTGGTTCTCTGGAGCCAGGCGGTGAAGAGCCATAGTCATTCGGCATTCTTCAAGGCTGAACGCTTCGCGGTGAATATCCTGGCCGAGGACCAGATCGAGCTGTCCAAACGATTCGCGAAATCCTCGCATGAGAAGTTCGCGGGCATCGATGTCGATATCGGCGCTGGCGGCGTACCGCTGCTCCGCGACTGCAGTGCCCGGCTCGAGTGTCGGGTCGTGTCGCGCGTGCCGGGCGGCGACCACACGATCTATGTCGGCGAGGTGCTCGCGATCGATCAAGCCGAGCGGAAGCCGCTCGTCTTCGGCAATGGTCGATATCTGCTGGCGGATCCCCACGACATGGCCGACGGCGCGTCGTCGCCCGATCGCAGAAACGCTCAGCTCACGGCGATGCGGCTCGGCACACGTGCGATCGAGCGCCTGGTCAGACGGTTCGACGAGACGATGGCGCTTGCCGTCTGGGGCGCCCATGGTCCGACGATCACCCATTGGGAGCCGGCATCCGCTCCGGTGAGCGAAGCGCTTCCCCTGGGGTTGATCCTCCCGGTCGCATCGACGGCGACCGGTCTAGCCTTTGCTGCACATCTTTCTCCTGAAGCTATCGCCCAGACGACTTTGCCAGATCAAGATGCGGGGGCCAGAGAGGGCGATTGGAACGAACGCCTCGCAGAGGTGCGGCGGCAAGGGCTCGCGAGACAAGGGCTGGAGACCTTCTATCGTAGCGAGACGCTGATCAACGCGCTCAGCGCGCCCGTGCTCGATGCGGATGGCCGGGCGGTGCTGGCCCTGACCGCGGTGGGCGAGGCGAGCCGGTTTCGCGCCGATCTCGACGGAGAGTTCGCTCGCGCCTTGCGCGAGACGGCAAAAGACCTGTCGCAACGGCTTGGCTATGAAGCCGGGAATTCTCGCGAGCCGGCCCGACGCCTCGCGCTTGCGGTCGGAGCTTGA
- a CDS encoding NAD(P)-binding domain-containing protein → MVAELGPSIKAGTAREAASADIVLTAVRWVDLERASQGLPVCNGRIVIDATNPVEFIERVGHFPVDLGVLNVGEPLASLPFGSLAASNLVKI, encoded by the coding sequence TTGGTCGCGGAACTTGGTCCGTCGATCAAGGCCGGTACCGCCAGGGAGGCTGCCAGCGCCGACATCGTTCTGACGGCCGTACGCTGGGTCGATCTCGAAAGGGCGTCACAGGGGCTTCCCGTTTGCAACGGCCGCATCGTCATCGATGCCACCAATCCCGTTGAGTTCATCGAACGGGTCGGTCATTTTCCGGTCGACCTCGGCGTACTCAATGTGGGTGAGCCTCTGGCCTCGCTGCCGTTCGGTTCGCTTGCGGCGAGCAACCTTGTCAAAATCTGA
- a CDS encoding MFS transporter, translating into MVAEQEVERPNRGHWWLAAVLCLVNAVAFIDRAALPLLVQPIKRDLQISDTLMSFLIGAAFIITYSVGGWFVGILVDRFPRRRILAMGIAVWGISTMFCGSVTTYAGLFLGRCGVGAGEATCGPSSMSLVRDAFHPRFRGRAVAIWAMGASVGGGLALLGGGAILHFVGESGSYVLPLLGVSVRSWQLVLIACGAIALPVALLVYTFKEPARRSVSTDKPIALKDAFEAVRDRWLVFVPLFLANAATIMLSVGYSSWIPAFLGRVWKIPAGEIGLTYGLIVLFLSTASQFIAGFLVDAVYRRYGLPAVPALGVAISALIFLPAVFVPAAGSIVSVWMLLAVFNLLAASLFTIGTSTIVHLSSGAAIGKITAVHFAWVGITGTAIAPTLVAVVAEQLFQGVLGSALSTVGGALAALGGLCLLVVYWQLRPGDTVSSLARDGLGNSSLLDKPIPGG; encoded by the coding sequence ATGGTAGCCGAACAGGAAGTCGAGCGGCCCAATCGAGGGCATTGGTGGTTGGCGGCTGTCCTTTGTCTCGTGAATGCCGTTGCGTTCATCGATCGCGCGGCACTGCCGTTGCTGGTGCAGCCGATCAAGCGCGACCTCCAGATATCCGACACGCTGATGAGCTTCCTGATCGGGGCTGCCTTTATCATTACCTACTCCGTCGGAGGCTGGTTCGTCGGCATCCTTGTCGATCGTTTCCCGCGACGACGGATCCTGGCTATGGGTATCGCTGTGTGGGGCATATCGACGATGTTCTGCGGCTCCGTCACGACTTACGCAGGTCTCTTTCTTGGCCGCTGCGGCGTCGGTGCCGGCGAAGCAACCTGCGGACCTTCGAGCATGTCGCTCGTCAGGGATGCATTCCATCCCCGCTTTCGGGGGCGCGCGGTTGCGATCTGGGCGATGGGGGCGAGCGTCGGCGGCGGGTTGGCGCTGCTAGGCGGCGGAGCGATCCTTCACTTCGTGGGAGAGAGCGGAAGCTACGTTCTTCCCTTGCTGGGAGTCTCGGTTCGCTCATGGCAGCTCGTTCTGATCGCGTGCGGGGCGATCGCGCTCCCGGTCGCCTTGCTCGTCTACACGTTCAAGGAGCCGGCGCGACGGTCGGTTAGCACGGATAAACCCATCGCGCTCAAGGACGCCTTCGAAGCTGTTCGTGATCGATGGCTTGTCTTCGTTCCGCTGTTTCTGGCGAACGCCGCAACGATCATGTTGTCGGTCGGATACTCGTCCTGGATACCGGCCTTTCTCGGGCGGGTATGGAAGATCCCGGCCGGCGAGATCGGCCTGACCTATGGTCTCATCGTCCTGTTTCTCAGCACCGCCAGCCAGTTCATCGCCGGCTTTCTCGTCGACGCGGTCTATCGGAGGTACGGGTTGCCGGCGGTCCCGGCCCTCGGCGTTGCGATCTCCGCGCTGATCTTCCTTCCAGCGGTCTTTGTTCCGGCCGCAGGTTCCATCGTCTCGGTCTGGATGCTGCTCGCCGTCTTCAATCTGCTGGCCGCGAGCCTCTTCACCATCGGAACATCGACGATCGTGCATTTGTCGTCCGGAGCCGCGATCGGAAAGATCACGGCAGTCCATTTCGCCTGGGTCGGCATTACCGGAACGGCGATCGCGCCGACACTGGTGGCCGTCGTCGCCGAGCAACTTTTCCAGGGAGTTCTGGGATCGGCTCTCTCGACTGTCGGCGGAGCGCTGGCGGCGCTCGGCGGGCTGTGTCTCCTCGTCGTGTACTGGCAACTGCGACCGGGCGATACCGTTTCGTCGCTGGCGCGAGACGGCCTAGGGAATTCATCTTTGCTCGACAAACCCATCCCAGGAGGTTGA
- a CDS encoding enoyl-CoA hydratase/isomerase family protein yields the protein MTIRFERDGAVGSIVLANPPFNRLDLRFTEALRIAVHQAGISDIRALVIRAEGPHFSFGGEVREWPGKDVNWFRTFVAEVNVSYRAIEMLKIPTVAVVQGVAFGGGFELALACDFLIAAESATLRCVEVTTAMLPIAGALQRIAERAGRARASRLAMLGEPISGREAGQLGIATHVVPETELAATAAALTQQLAAGPTRSYAATRTLLKAWSSGGVAAADLVMLDVAMELYDGADAQRGFANTAAAFDKDIEPPTLVFEGK from the coding sequence ATGACGATCCGATTTGAACGCGACGGCGCCGTCGGCAGCATCGTGCTCGCCAACCCACCCTTCAACCGTCTTGACCTGCGCTTTACCGAGGCCCTGCGGATCGCAGTGCACCAGGCCGGCATCAGCGACATCCGCGCGCTCGTCATCCGTGCAGAGGGACCACACTTCTCCTTCGGCGGCGAGGTGCGCGAATGGCCGGGCAAAGACGTCAACTGGTTCAGGACGTTTGTGGCCGAGGTCAACGTCTCCTACCGCGCCATCGAAATGCTGAAGATTCCGACCGTCGCAGTGGTGCAGGGTGTCGCGTTCGGCGGCGGCTTTGAGCTGGCGCTGGCCTGCGATTTCCTCATCGCCGCGGAAAGTGCGACGCTACGCTGCGTCGAGGTCACCACGGCGATGCTGCCGATCGCGGGCGCCCTCCAGCGGATCGCCGAGCGCGCCGGCCGGGCGCGTGCCTCGCGGCTTGCCATGCTCGGTGAGCCGATCTCCGGACGCGAGGCGGGGCAACTCGGAATCGCGACCCATGTGGTGCCCGAGACCGAGCTCGCGGCGACGGCTGCGGCACTGACGCAACAGCTCGCCGCCGGGCCGACCCGATCCTATGCCGCGACGCGCACGCTTCTGAAGGCATGGTCGAGCGGCGGCGTGGCAGCGGCAGACCTCGTGATGCTCGATGTTGCGATGGAGCTCTATGACGGCGCCGATGCGCAGCGCGGCTTCGCCAATACGGCAGCGGCCTTCGACAAGGACATCGAGCCGCCGACGCTCGTCTTCGAAGGAAAGTAA
- a CDS encoding CocE/NonD family hydrolase, translated as MRDGTRLAVDVYRPDVSGKYPVLYASALHNKDIQGPDIADILPPQPAHAPLWFGPIEAGDTRRFIANGYVHVIGQPRGSAKSEGHYGHEDTDHYDTIEWITQQPWSNGKVGMVGISGYAGEQWRAAAQGHPALKAIFPYDACSAYGGMFGFRDFNPGGVLHTFPYLLDVFSTVHESRDRPAELPAAEEELWRRAMRNPDFKQYINLYNILTQKGQRTFIMYLMMTHPWELDGTVERAEEIFKKIKIPFYTGSGAYAYTYKLHWLGAQHYFRNVDAPKKLLFTGPAHLERPFHQYHDEIIRWYDHWLKGQDTGIMNDPPVRYWLMGANEWRTGADWPLPETQWTKYYLSHWEGLSTEPPRPAIELGAAAREPDVFTQMPVTRTTKVERLRYMTEPLPHDVTVAGPITLTLHAAIDQEDTNWIVVLKDVGPDVSVRTAREGERDVPSTLPERELTRGWLKASYRALDEKRSKPWEPFHKLTREAISPVKPGEAVEYQIQILATANQFKAGHRICLDIASMDVPTGTGAMTNVEYIPYHVCSSKAVTHRIYRDAERPSHLLLPIIPQSNDRRTV; from the coding sequence ATGAGAGACGGCACTCGGCTCGCCGTCGACGTGTATCGTCCGGACGTATCGGGCAAATACCCGGTGCTGTACGCGTCAGCACTGCACAACAAGGATATCCAGGGGCCCGACATCGCGGACATCTTGCCGCCGCAGCCGGCTCATGCGCCGCTGTGGTTCGGACCGATCGAGGCGGGCGACACACGGCGTTTCATCGCCAATGGCTATGTGCATGTGATCGGGCAGCCGAGAGGATCGGCCAAGTCGGAAGGCCATTACGGCCACGAAGACACCGACCATTACGATACGATCGAATGGATCACGCAGCAGCCTTGGTCGAACGGCAAGGTGGGCATGGTCGGCATTTCCGGCTACGCCGGCGAGCAATGGCGCGCCGCCGCGCAGGGGCATCCCGCACTAAAAGCCATCTTCCCTTACGACGCATGCAGCGCCTACGGCGGCATGTTCGGCTTCCGCGACTTCAATCCCGGCGGCGTGCTGCACACCTTCCCGTATCTGCTTGACGTGTTCAGCACCGTTCATGAATCGCGGGACCGGCCCGCGGAGCTTCCTGCCGCGGAGGAAGAGCTGTGGCGCCGCGCGATGCGGAATCCGGACTTCAAGCAGTACATCAATCTCTACAACATCCTGACCCAGAAGGGGCAGCGGACCTTCATCATGTATCTCATGATGACGCATCCCTGGGAGCTCGACGGAACCGTCGAGCGCGCGGAGGAGATATTCAAGAAGATCAAAATCCCGTTCTACACCGGCTCAGGCGCCTACGCTTACACCTACAAGCTCCACTGGCTCGGCGCGCAGCACTATTTCCGGAACGTCGATGCGCCGAAGAAGCTGCTGTTCACCGGACCGGCGCATCTCGAGCGACCATTCCATCAATATCACGACGAGATCATTCGCTGGTACGACCATTGGCTGAAGGGGCAGGATACCGGCATCATGAACGACCCGCCGGTGCGCTACTGGCTGATGGGCGCCAATGAGTGGCGAACCGGTGCGGATTGGCCGCTGCCGGAGACCCAGTGGACGAAATACTATCTCTCCCACTGGGAAGGCCTCTCGACTGAGCCGCCGCGACCGGCCATCGAGCTTGGCGCAGCAGCACGCGAGCCGGATGTCTTCACGCAGATGCCGGTCACGCGGACGACGAAGGTCGAGCGGCTGCGTTACATGACAGAGCCTTTGCCGCATGACGTCACGGTGGCCGGCCCGATCACGCTCACGCTCCACGCAGCGATCGATCAGGAGGACACCAATTGGATCGTCGTTCTCAAGGACGTCGGCCCCGACGTTTCCGTTCGCACCGCCCGCGAAGGCGAGCGCGACGTTCCCTCGACCTTGCCCGAACGGGAGCTGACGCGAGGCTGGCTGAAGGCCTCCTACCGGGCACTCGATGAGAAGCGTTCAAAGCCCTGGGAGCCGTTCCACAAGCTCACGCGCGAGGCGATCTCTCCCGTGAAGCCGGGCGAAGCGGTCGAGTACCAGATCCAGATTCTCGCCACCGCGAACCAGTTCAAGGCCGGACACCGGATTTGCCTCGACATCGCGTCCATGGATGTTCCGACCGGCACGGGGGCGATGACCAATGTCGAATACATCCCGTACCACGTTTGCAGCAGCAAGGCCGTGACCCACAGGATCTACCGGGACGCGGAGCGGCCCTCGCATTTGCTGCTGCCCATCATTCCACAGTCGAACGATCGCCGTACGGTATGA
- a CDS encoding alpha/beta fold hydrolase, with the protein MPALARADVVSSVFSGQRGQMEYRSAGNPSNPAVLMLHGLGSSSAGYRAQFAGLSRDFHVIAWNAPGFGRSSPIPGQDADIDGYTNALEGLLRALGVRRLAALVGSSWGSVVALAFARRYPSLIGSLVLSAPNAARGHITGEARDAELNAWLRMADVDILVSRAAIANRLVAPHTPAQVRQHVECLRDGMTTDGWRQAIRSLFTVYTPDIIAAVKSPIAILSGTLDQVAPYRDHAGRLLAAAPSAMAHSFEDCGHILKLEAPSKFNAVVREMAAQA; encoded by the coding sequence TTGCCCGCGCTCGCCCGGGCCGACGTTGTGTCGTCGGTCTTCTCCGGGCAGCGGGGCCAGATGGAATATCGTTCCGCTGGAAATCCGAGCAATCCTGCGGTGCTGATGCTTCATGGGCTGGGCTCCAGTTCGGCAGGATACCGCGCCCAATTCGCCGGGTTGTCGCGTGATTTTCACGTCATCGCCTGGAACGCGCCCGGCTTTGGCCGCAGCTCGCCGATCCCGGGGCAGGACGCTGATATCGATGGCTATACAAACGCGCTGGAAGGTTTACTGCGTGCGCTCGGCGTGCGACGGCTGGCGGCTCTGGTTGGCAGCTCCTGGGGGAGCGTCGTGGCGCTGGCCTTTGCGCGACGATATCCCTCGCTGATCGGCAGCCTTGTTCTTTCGGCGCCCAACGCTGCCAGAGGTCACATCACCGGTGAGGCCCGCGATGCCGAGCTGAATGCGTGGCTTCGTATGGCGGATGTCGACATCCTGGTGTCGCGCGCGGCGATCGCGAACAGGCTCGTCGCCCCCCACACGCCGGCTCAGGTCAGGCAGCATGTCGAATGCTTGCGCGATGGGATGACGACCGATGGCTGGCGTCAGGCGATCCGCTCGCTGTTCACGGTCTACACACCCGACATCATCGCAGCGGTTAAGTCCCCGATCGCCATCCTCTCCGGCACCCTCGACCAGGTCGCGCCATATCGAGATCACGCCGGGCGGCTCCTTGCCGCGGCGCCGTCGGCTATGGCGCATTCGTTCGAGGATTGCGGTCACATTCTCAAGCTCGAAGCTCCCTCGAAATTCAACGCGGTCGTTCGCGAGATGGCCGCTCAAGCGTGA
- a CDS encoding enoyl-CoA hydratase/isomerase family protein yields the protein MQVIKFEQTDAVGHIVLANPPKNLIASAFSNDLKQAVHEASESDIRVLLVRAEGPNFSQGGDVLDFLEKNTNQFRTFIAECNRSFRAIEALQVPTVAAVRGAAYGGAFELALACDFIVVADDAVFRCIEASVGSAPVAGAVQRLAERIGRSRAARYAMLCEPMSGVTAGQLGIATSVVPAEEVEAVALKFAQDLSTGPTRSYAAIRTLLKAWSGGGVPSADAVILDVTMALHNSEDARRGRTSRAEAIKEGIEPPKVVFTGR from the coding sequence ATGCAAGTGATCAAATTCGAACAGACGGACGCCGTCGGCCACATCGTGCTGGCCAATCCACCGAAGAATCTCATCGCCTCGGCCTTCTCGAACGACCTCAAGCAGGCTGTTCATGAAGCCAGCGAAAGCGACATTCGGGTGCTGTTGGTCCGCGCGGAAGGCCCCAATTTCAGCCAGGGCGGCGACGTGCTCGACTTCCTGGAGAAGAACACCAATCAATTCCGCACCTTCATCGCCGAATGCAATCGTTCGTTCCGTGCGATCGAGGCCTTGCAGGTCCCGACCGTCGCGGCGGTTCGAGGCGCGGCATATGGCGGCGCCTTTGAGCTTGCTCTGGCTTGCGACTTCATCGTTGTGGCGGACGACGCCGTCTTTCGCTGCATCGAGGCATCGGTGGGATCCGCGCCGGTCGCCGGTGCAGTGCAACGATTGGCGGAGCGCATCGGCCGTTCGCGCGCGGCACGCTATGCCATGCTGTGCGAGCCGATGTCGGGCGTCACTGCCGGCCAATTGGGTATCGCGACATCGGTCGTGCCCGCGGAGGAAGTCGAGGCGGTGGCGTTGAAATTCGCGCAGGACCTGTCGACGGGCCCCACGCGATCCTATGCGGCGATACGAACCCTGTTGAAGGCGTGGTCGGGCGGCGGCGTTCCGTCCGCCGATGCGGTGATCCTGGACGTCACGATGGCGCTTCACAACTCGGAGGATGCGCGACGCGGCCGCACGTCTCGCGCGGAGGCCATCAAGGAGGGGATCGAGCCGCCGAAGGTCGTCTTCACCGGCCGGTGA